The window GTCATCATTGTAACCGTCTTAGCAGTCGGAAAACGAGAACGTAGCGATGTTTACCGTAAAGCCATGAAAAGGTTAGATGATTGATTGCGGTATAACGCCCTGTTAAGGTGTGAGCAACGCAATACCGAAGCTGCCGCATACCACCTTAAACACTAAAACCAAAGCATAGTAAAAATGCCACGCGTTGCGAATCACTCTTAAACAGTTTGTTATGCCTATGCTAACCACCTAGAAAATCTAGTATTTTTTGTCCAGTACCTAGACCTCGTTTGTAAAACTCAGTGTGACCGCAGCTACTGCATGATAAGAAATAAAAACGGTGTTTGTTGTAATTGAAAAATGTACTCCAAAATCCACCACTGGCTCTTAACTCACCAACCTCATATGACTCTGAACCACATTTATCACAGCAGTATTCAAACTTCGATTTCACTTTGTCATTCCCTAACAGGTGGTTTGCCATCTGCTTGTTTGCAAGCTCTTTGCCTAAAGACCCGCACTGTTCACACTTTAATGATGAGTGTTCATTGCTATGCCCGCACCCAAAG is drawn from Vibrio campbellii CAIM 519 = NBRC 15631 = ATCC 25920 and contains these coding sequences:
- a CDS encoding zinc ribbon domain-containing protein: MDSKWECFGCGHSNEHSSLKCEQCGSLGKELANKQMANHLLGNDKVKSKFEYCCDKCGSESYEVGELRASGGFWSTFFNYNKHRFYFLSCSSCGHTEFYKRGLGTGQKILDFLGG